A stretch of Schistocerca cancellata isolate TAMUIC-IGC-003103 chromosome 3, iqSchCanc2.1, whole genome shotgun sequence DNA encodes these proteins:
- the LOC126176367 gene encoding ARL14 effector protein-like has translation MSEVNEEEESLAPCSIGKDAAASKCHVIFYAKKTGFKAFSDFTECDQKLLVSRSEAKLDENSIICFHHEALFLHEYQAMQKKCCNPFKKRNHNVKAGLRLLDNETAAKLCLLKKKEVIDIKPGQKLCPRCMSALNQKLEDSSSLSTQSEQDFTTDETEPAINKSLSFIGASPLKRRQLSKRDKQSYAKRKILDAQSLIGNQIAAAVGINYDEQPSSTKRKLKKKKLLKKKDSCKGTL, from the exons atgtcagaagttaatgaagaagaagaatcgttggccccctgttcaattggaaaagatgctgctgcatcaaagtgccatgttatcttctatgctaagaagactggattcaaagcgtttagtgatttcacagaatgtgaccagaaattgcttgtttcgcgttcagaagccaaacttgacgaaaattccatcatttgcttccaccatgaagccctcttcctacatgaatatcaagcgatgcaaaagaaatgttgcaatccattcaagaagaggaatcacaatgtaaaagctggacttagactgcttgataatgaaacagctgccaaactttgcctgttaaagaaaaaagaagtgattgatataaaacctggtcagaagctttgccctcgctgcatgtcggcactgaaccaaaagctagaagattcatcatcactatcaacccaatctgaacaagatttcacaacggatgaaactgaaccagccatcaacaaaagtttatcatttattggtgcttcaccattgaaaagaagacaactaagtaaaagagataagcaaagctatgcaaaaagaaagatcttggatgcacaaagtttaattgggaatcaaattgctgctgctgtaggaatcaattacgatgaacagccaagttcaa caaagaggaagttgaagaagaaaaagcttctcaagaagaaagattcctgcaagggcacactctag